One part of the Vitis riparia cultivar Riparia Gloire de Montpellier isolate 1030 chromosome 8, EGFV_Vit.rip_1.0, whole genome shotgun sequence genome encodes these proteins:
- the LOC117921089 gene encoding translation initiation factor IF-2 isoform X2, with product MDDLLSSVEGGKHDYDWLLTPPGTPLFPSSDGNESQPTMLAPRNSNLARSASTTKASRLSVAQSESSYSRPTRSSSVTRPSISTSQYSTYSSSRSSSILNTSSASVSSYTRPSSPITRSSSTARPSTPSARPTSSRSSTPSRARPGLTSSSIDKPRPSPNSRPTTPSSRPQLPANLSSPAARSNSRPSTPTRRTPAASLSPMAGPSPSTARAMSNGRNPAPASRPSSPSPRVRNPPQPIVLPDFPLDTPPNLRTTLPDRPLSAGRSRPGAAMTMKGNSETPTRRQSSPIVTRGRVAEPNARGRLHSNGHVADSPESRKASHVTEPSRKPVKTSTTSSESTGFGRTISKKSLDMAIRHMDIRNGTGSIRPLSGTTLFPQSIRSAASKTQSARASSASSAPASVNSNGSLPASNNGVPSENGNYFTRPSENGAEEDDGRFSAKLNQTDIYESSRYDAILLKEDLKNTNWLHSVDKSDQGPIFDNGFEQLPEPFGLL from the exons ATGGACGATCTGCTGTCATCAGTGGAGGGAGGGAAGCACGATTATGATTG gCTTCTTACTCCTCCTGGAACTCCTCTGTTTCCTTCATCTGATGGAAATGAGTCTCAACCAACCATGCTGGCTCCAAGAAACAGTAACTTGGCTAGATCAGCCTCTACAACTAAGGCTTCAAGG CTTTCAGTGGCACAATCTGAGAGCAGTTACTCAAGACCGACAAGAAGCAGTTCAGTGACTCGTCCTTCCATCTCTACTTCGCAATACAGTACCTATTCCTCAAGCAGATCCTCCTCAATTCTCAACACTAGCTCTGCTTCTGTCTCATCTTATACTAGACCATCCTCTCCCATTACCCGCTCTTCATCTACAGCAAGACCTTCCACACCATCGGCTCGTCCAACATCGTCAAGATCCTCAACTCCTTCTAGAGCCCGTCCAGGCCTTACCAGCTCTTCCATTGACAAACCTCGCCCATCCCCAAACTCAAGGCCCACCACTCCAAGTTCTAGGCCACAACTCCCGGCAAACTTAAGTTCCCCAGCTGCCCGGTCAAATTCTCGGCCATCAACTCCCACTCGTCGGACTCCAGCAGCCTCTTTGTCTCCAATGGCTGGTCCATCACCCTCCACTGCACGTGCTATGTCAAATGGGCGCAATCCAGCACCAGCTTCGCGACCAAGCTCACCTAGCCCACGAGTCAGAAACCCACCGCAGCCAATTGTTCTCCCTGATTTTCCACTTGACACACCACCAAACCTGAGAACAACTTTGCCAGACAGGCCTCTTTCTGCAGGTAGGTCCCGACCAGGTGCTGCCATGACCATGAAGGGGAACTCAGAGACCCCAACAAGAAGACAGTCGTCACCGATTGTTACTAGGGGAAGAGTTGCAGAGCCCAATGCAAGGGGCCGTCTGCATTCCAATGGCCATGTTGCTGATAGCCCTGAGTCTCGAAAGGCTTCACATGTTACTGAGCCCTCGCGGAAACCTGTAAAGACTTCAACAACATCCTCAGAGAGCACTGGCTTTGGAAGGACCATCTCAAAGAAATCACTCGACATGGCTATCAGGCATATG GACATAAGAAATGGCACGGGGAGCATTCGTCCACTCTCAGGCACGACCCTGTTTCCCCAGAGCATTCGGTCTGCAGCTTCCAAAACCCAATCTGCTCGTGCTTCAAGTGCTTCAAGTGCTCCAGCATCTGTCAACAGCAACGGAAGCCTGCCTGCCAGCAACAATGGTGTCCCCTCAGAGAACGGAAACTATTTCACTAGACCCTCAGAAAATGGAGCTGAAGAAGATGATGGTCGGTTCTCTGCAAAGCTGAATCAAACAGACATCTATGAGAGCTCCAGGTATGATGCAATTCTGCTTAAAGAAGACTTGAAGAACACAAACTGGCTACACAGTGTTGATAAGTCTGATCAAGGACCCATCTTTGATAACGGATTTGAACAGCTGCCTGAACCTTTTGGCCTCTTATAA
- the LOC117921089 gene encoding translation initiation factor IF-2 isoform X1 has product MNRSFKESPAGPRTIPAVSHHRRGRSLTGMPRDADENLDLFSRNRRTLSVVSSEESEVPLKLGRLSVGSAKLARSGMDDLLSSVEGGKHDYDWLLTPPGTPLFPSSDGNESQPTMLAPRNSNLARSASTTKASRLSVAQSESSYSRPTRSSSVTRPSISTSQYSTYSSSRSSSILNTSSASVSSYTRPSSPITRSSSTARPSTPSARPTSSRSSTPSRARPGLTSSSIDKPRPSPNSRPTTPSSRPQLPANLSSPAARSNSRPSTPTRRTPAASLSPMAGPSPSTARAMSNGRNPAPASRPSSPSPRVRNPPQPIVLPDFPLDTPPNLRTTLPDRPLSAGRSRPGAAMTMKGNSETPTRRQSSPIVTRGRVAEPNARGRLHSNGHVADSPESRKASHVTEPSRKPVKTSTTSSESTGFGRTISKKSLDMAIRHMDIRNGTGSIRPLSGTTLFPQSIRSAASKTQSARASSASSAPASVNSNGSLPASNNGVPSENGNYFTRPSENGAEEDDGRFSAKLNQTDIYESSRYDAILLKEDLKNTNWLHSVDKSDQGPIFDNGFEQLPEPFGLL; this is encoded by the exons ATGAATCGGAGCTTCAAGGAATCTCCGGCCGGCCCCCGGACTATTCCGGCGGTCTCCCACCACCGCCGCGGCCGAAGCCTCACGGGGATGCCTAGAGACGCCGATGAAAATCTGGATCTCTTCTCCCGCAACCGCCGGACACTCTCCGTCGTGTCCTCCGAGGAGTCCGAAG TTCCATTGAAATTGGGAAGACTTTCAGTTGGATCAGCAAAGTTGGCTCGGAGTGGAATGGACGATCTGCTGTCATCAGTGGAGGGAGGGAAGCACGATTATGATTG gCTTCTTACTCCTCCTGGAACTCCTCTGTTTCCTTCATCTGATGGAAATGAGTCTCAACCAACCATGCTGGCTCCAAGAAACAGTAACTTGGCTAGATCAGCCTCTACAACTAAGGCTTCAAGG CTTTCAGTGGCACAATCTGAGAGCAGTTACTCAAGACCGACAAGAAGCAGTTCAGTGACTCGTCCTTCCATCTCTACTTCGCAATACAGTACCTATTCCTCAAGCAGATCCTCCTCAATTCTCAACACTAGCTCTGCTTCTGTCTCATCTTATACTAGACCATCCTCTCCCATTACCCGCTCTTCATCTACAGCAAGACCTTCCACACCATCGGCTCGTCCAACATCGTCAAGATCCTCAACTCCTTCTAGAGCCCGTCCAGGCCTTACCAGCTCTTCCATTGACAAACCTCGCCCATCCCCAAACTCAAGGCCCACCACTCCAAGTTCTAGGCCACAACTCCCGGCAAACTTAAGTTCCCCAGCTGCCCGGTCAAATTCTCGGCCATCAACTCCCACTCGTCGGACTCCAGCAGCCTCTTTGTCTCCAATGGCTGGTCCATCACCCTCCACTGCACGTGCTATGTCAAATGGGCGCAATCCAGCACCAGCTTCGCGACCAAGCTCACCTAGCCCACGAGTCAGAAACCCACCGCAGCCAATTGTTCTCCCTGATTTTCCACTTGACACACCACCAAACCTGAGAACAACTTTGCCAGACAGGCCTCTTTCTGCAGGTAGGTCCCGACCAGGTGCTGCCATGACCATGAAGGGGAACTCAGAGACCCCAACAAGAAGACAGTCGTCACCGATTGTTACTAGGGGAAGAGTTGCAGAGCCCAATGCAAGGGGCCGTCTGCATTCCAATGGCCATGTTGCTGATAGCCCTGAGTCTCGAAAGGCTTCACATGTTACTGAGCCCTCGCGGAAACCTGTAAAGACTTCAACAACATCCTCAGAGAGCACTGGCTTTGGAAGGACCATCTCAAAGAAATCACTCGACATGGCTATCAGGCATATG GACATAAGAAATGGCACGGGGAGCATTCGTCCACTCTCAGGCACGACCCTGTTTCCCCAGAGCATTCGGTCTGCAGCTTCCAAAACCCAATCTGCTCGTGCTTCAAGTGCTTCAAGTGCTCCAGCATCTGTCAACAGCAACGGAAGCCTGCCTGCCAGCAACAATGGTGTCCCCTCAGAGAACGGAAACTATTTCACTAGACCCTCAGAAAATGGAGCTGAAGAAGATGATGGTCGGTTCTCTGCAAAGCTGAATCAAACAGACATCTATGAGAGCTCCAGGTATGATGCAATTCTGCTTAAAGAAGACTTGAAGAACACAAACTGGCTACACAGTGTTGATAAGTCTGATCAAGGACCCATCTTTGATAACGGATTTGAACAGCTGCCTGAACCTTTTGGCCTCTTATAA